One window of Mediterraneibacter gnavus ATCC 29149 genomic DNA carries:
- the murC gene encoding UDP-N-acetylmuramate--L-alanine ligase, producing MYKINFKQPIHVHFIGIGGISMSGLAEILLKEGFTVSGSDSKVSPLTEHLEAKGAQIFYGQKASNIIDGIDCVVYTAAIRRENAELMEAVAKKIPMLTRAELLGQLMANYKTPIAVSGTHGKTTTTSMISHVLLAGDTDPTISVGGILQAIGGNIRVGSSGIFVTEACEYTNSFLHFFPKISIILNIEADHLDFFKDLEDIRHSFHQFAALLPSDGTLIINGEIDQYQEICEGLDCSVVTYGMSPEFDYSAQNITYDEKGRVAFDFFRNGKLDTHIVLSVTGDHNVSNALSAIATAELLGLSMDTIQKGLLSFSGTDRRFEYKGTIDDVTIVDDYAHHPTEIKATLKAAKHYPHRKLWCVFQPHTYTRTKAFFQEFAEALSHADHVILADIYAARETDTLGVSSEALSDAIRSLGTDSHYFPSFAEIETFLKENWNAGDLVLTMGAGDVVKIGEDLLK from the coding sequence ATGTATAAAATCAATTTCAAACAGCCTATTCACGTTCATTTTATCGGTATCGGCGGCATCAGCATGAGCGGTCTTGCCGAGATTCTTCTAAAAGAAGGATTTACCGTATCCGGTTCTGACTCGAAAGTCTCTCCGCTTACCGAACATCTGGAAGCAAAAGGGGCTCAGATTTTTTATGGTCAGAAAGCATCCAATATCATCGACGGGATCGACTGCGTCGTATACACTGCCGCGATCCGCAGAGAAAATGCAGAGCTGATGGAAGCTGTTGCAAAAAAAATCCCAATGCTGACCCGTGCGGAGCTGCTTGGACAGCTGATGGCTAATTACAAAACTCCGATCGCAGTATCAGGAACTCATGGCAAGACGACAACAACTTCCATGATCTCTCATGTTCTGCTGGCAGGTGACACAGATCCTACCATCTCTGTGGGCGGGATTCTGCAGGCCATCGGCGGAAATATCCGGGTCGGAAGCTCCGGCATCTTCGTCACAGAGGCCTGTGAATATACAAACAGCTTCCTGCACTTTTTCCCGAAGATCAGCATCATCCTGAACATTGAAGCCGATCATCTGGATTTCTTTAAAGATCTGGAAGATATCCGTCACTCCTTTCATCAGTTTGCAGCCCTGTTGCCATCTGACGGAACACTGATCATTAACGGAGAGATCGATCAGTATCAGGAAATCTGCGAAGGTCTGGACTGCAGCGTGGTGACTTACGGAATGTCTCCAGAATTTGACTACAGTGCGCAGAATATCACCTACGATGAAAAAGGTCGGGTTGCATTTGATTTCTTCCGAAACGGAAAGCTGGACACACACATCGTCCTTTCCGTGACCGGAGATCACAATGTGTCCAACGCCCTTTCCGCGATCGCAACAGCGGAGCTGTTGGGACTTTCCATGGATACGATTCAGAAAGGCCTGCTTTCCTTCTCCGGAACAGACCGCCGTTTTGAATACAAGGGAACGATCGATGATGTCACCATCGTAGATGACTATGCACATCATCCGACAGAGATCAAAGCAACTTTAAAGGCTGCGAAGCACTATCCGCACCGCAAACTCTGGTGCGTATTCCAGCCGCACACATACACAAGGACCAAAGCATTTTTCCAGGAATTTGCAGAAGCTCTTTCCCATGCAGATCATGTGATTCTTGCCGATATTTATGCCGCACGGGAAACAGATACTCTTGGGGTATCCTCTGAAGCGCTCTCAGACGCGATCCGCAGCCTTGGAACAGATTCTCACTATTTTCCATCCTTTGCAGAGATCGAAACATTTCTCAAAGAAAACTGGAATGCAGGAGATCTTGTTCTTACAATGGGTGCCGGAGATGTGGTAAAAATTGGAGAAGATCTCTTAAAATAG
- a CDS encoding potassium/proton antiporter: MNQLLLLAGVVIVACILMNRIAAKLPLPSLLLFIGLGMCFGVDGFFKIPFDDYELSEAICSVSLLFVMFYGGFGTNLKTAKPVMGKAFLLSTAGVVMTAALVGAAAHVLLGVGWMEGILIGSVIASTDAASVFNVLRSKQLSLKYNTDSLLELESGSNDPISYMMTILMISLVSGEQISVAGLLLKQILIGAACGFLIGKASVFILNQIDFGMKQGRTIFLFAAVIVGYALPSVAGGNGYLSVYLCGILIGNRFIPDKKEMVHFFDILTEIAQMVIFFLLGLLVTPSQLPEVFVPALLLCLFMLFIGRPVSVLAILKPFGASWQQIGVVSWAGLRGVASIVFSIYVVLSGIPMTYNLFNMVFVIVLLSLAVQGTLLPAVSRKLEMIDKNANVMRTFNDYQDENDISFVKIKITDNHPFAGKTLKEIEMPPGVLVVLLFRGQETMMPNGDTSLEGGDLLICAAPAFEDRENLTLYEVEIDKNHKWRDKPVNELDQKAGVLIVMVKREGSTLIPNGNTIIRQDDLLVFRRQKHAKQAHG; this comes from the coding sequence ATGAATCAATTGTTATTACTGGCAGGAGTGGTGATCGTGGCCTGCATTTTAATGAACCGCATCGCTGCTAAACTTCCGCTGCCGTCACTGTTATTGTTTATCGGTCTTGGAATGTGCTTTGGAGTAGATGGTTTTTTCAAGATTCCGTTCGATGATTATGAACTGTCAGAGGCAATCTGTTCGGTCAGTCTGTTGTTTGTCATGTTCTATGGTGGTTTTGGAACAAATCTAAAGACTGCAAAACCGGTAATGGGAAAAGCATTCTTACTTTCCACAGCCGGCGTAGTGATGACCGCAGCGCTGGTAGGGGCAGCAGCGCATGTGCTGTTGGGAGTGGGCTGGATGGAAGGGATTTTGATCGGATCGGTCATTGCATCTACAGATGCAGCGTCCGTATTTAATGTACTGAGATCCAAGCAGCTCTCTCTGAAGTACAATACAGATTCTCTGTTGGAGCTGGAGTCGGGATCTAACGATCCGATATCTTACATGATGACGATCCTGATGATCTCTCTTGTTTCCGGAGAGCAGATCTCGGTAGCCGGTCTTCTGCTGAAACAGATTCTGATCGGAGCAGCCTGCGGCTTCTTGATCGGAAAAGCTTCTGTCTTTATTTTGAATCAGATTGATTTTGGGATGAAACAGGGAAGAACGATCTTTTTATTTGCAGCAGTGATCGTTGGATATGCGTTGCCGTCTGTTGCCGGTGGAAATGGATATCTGAGTGTATATCTGTGCGGAATTCTGATTGGAAATCGGTTTATACCGGACAAAAAAGAGATGGTCCACTTTTTTGATATTCTGACAGAGATTGCACAGATGGTTATTTTCTTCTTGCTGGGATTGCTTGTAACGCCGTCACAGCTGCCGGAAGTGTTTGTTCCCGCATTGCTTTTATGTCTTTTTATGCTGTTTATCGGGCGTCCGGTGTCAGTGCTTGCGATATTAAAGCCGTTTGGTGCATCCTGGCAGCAGATCGGCGTTGTTTCCTGGGCCGGATTGCGGGGAGTGGCATCGATTGTGTTTTCTATTTATGTTGTCTTATCCGGCATTCCGATGACATACAATTTGTTTAACATGGTATTTGTGATTGTACTGCTGTCTCTTGCGGTTCAGGGTACCTTACTTCCGGCTGTATCCAGAAAGCTGGAAATGATCGATAAGAATGCCAATGTCATGCGGACGTTTAATGACTATCAGGATGAAAATGATATTTCTTTTGTCAAGATCAAGATTACTGACAATCATCCGTTTGCAGGAAAAACACTAAAAGAAATCGAAATGCCGCCGGGAGTTTTAGTGGTACTGCTGTTTCGGGGACAGGAGACAATGATGCCGAATGGTGATACATCTTTAGAAGGCGGCGATCTGCTGATTTGTGCAGCCCCGGCCTTTGAAGACCGGGAAAATCTGACATTGTATGAGGTGGAAATTGACAAAAATCATAAATGGCGGGATAAACCAGTGAATGAGCTGGACCAGAAAGCAGGGGTGCTCATTGTCATGGTCAAAAGAGAAGGAAGCACTCTCATTCCCAATGGAAATACGATTATCCGACAGGATGATCTGCTGGTGTTTCGTCGGCAAAAACACGCAAAACAGGCGCATGGGTAA
- the glgD gene encoding glucose-1-phosphate adenylyltransferase subunit GlgD — MRAVGIILAGGSSRKMRELTAKRAAAAMPVASSYRAIDFALSNMTNSHIQKVAVLTQYNARSLNEHLNSSKWWDFGRKQGGLYVFTPTITANNGDWYRGTADAIYQNLDFLKKCHEPYVIITSGDAVYKLDYNKVLEYHIAKKADITVVCKDLDDREDATRFGTVRMNESARIEEFEEKPMVAKSQTISTGIYVIRRRLLIDLIEHCAEEERHDFVTDILIRYKNLKKIYGYKINSYWNNISTVDAYYQTNMDFLKPEVRKYFFKDAPSVYSKVSDLPPAKYNPGAAVKNSLIGSGSIINGTVENSIIFKKVFVGNNCVIKNSIILNDVYLGDNTYIENCIVESRDTIRANTRHVGESGVKVVVEKNERYAL; from the coding sequence ATGAGAGCAGTAGGGATTATCTTGGCAGGTGGAAGCAGCAGAAAAATGAGGGAGCTGACAGCGAAACGTGCAGCTGCGGCGATGCCGGTGGCAAGCAGTTACAGAGCGATTGATTTTGCACTCAGCAATATGACAAATTCGCATATACAGAAAGTGGCAGTTCTGACACAGTATAATGCGAGATCTTTAAATGAACATCTGAATTCCTCAAAATGGTGGGATTTCGGAAGAAAGCAGGGTGGTCTGTATGTATTTACACCGACGATCACTGCGAATAACGGGGACTGGTACAGAGGAACAGCCGATGCGATCTATCAGAATCTGGATTTCCTGAAAAAGTGTCACGAACCATATGTGATCATTACATCCGGAGACGCGGTGTACAAGCTTGATTATAATAAAGTCCTTGAATACCATATTGCAAAGAAAGCGGATATTACAGTTGTGTGTAAGGATCTGGATGACAGAGAAGATGCGACTCGTTTTGGTACGGTACGCATGAACGAATCTGCCAGAATTGAAGAGTTCGAAGAAAAGCCTATGGTGGCAAAATCCCAGACGATCTCTACAGGAATCTATGTAATCAGAAGAAGGCTTCTGATCGATCTGATAGAGCATTGCGCAGAGGAAGAGAGACATGATTTTGTAACCGATATTCTGATTCGTTATAAGAATCTGAAGAAAATTTACGGTTATAAGATAAACAGCTACTGGAACAACATCTCAACAGTGGATGCATATTACCAGACAAATATGGATTTCCTGAAGCCGGAAGTGAGAAAGTATTTCTTTAAGGATGCTCCGAGTGTGTATTCCAAGGTGAGCGATCTGCCGCCTGCAAAATACAATCCGGGAGCAGCCGTCAAGAACAGCCTTATAGGAAGCGGAAGTATCATCAATGGAACTGTGGAAAACTCCATTATCTTCAAAAAAGTATTTGTCGGCAATAACTGTGTGATCAAAAATTCAATCATTTTAAATGATGTATATCTCGGGGACAATACATATATTGAAAATTGTATTGTAGAGAGCAGAGATACGATCAGAGCCAATACACGTCATGTTGGTGAGAGTGGTGTAAAAGTGGTAGTTGAAAAAAACGAGAGGTATGCATTATAA
- a CDS encoding RluA family pseudouridine synthase encodes MKPHILYEDQDIIVCLKPAGIPTQTSRPGLPDMVSILKNHIYQNSAHKKQPYLAVIHRLDQPVEGLLVFAKTPAAAKELNRQLQSFGFGKYYQAVLLGCPQTADGILEDYLVKDGRTNTSRICTEETPGAKVARLSYHIAKTTAEFSLAEIHLDTGRHHQIRVQMAHLGCPIAGDRKYDPNQTSFSQLQLFACRLEFAHPKTKKHMEFTHAPVLRVFADETPADHPVG; translated from the coding sequence ATGAAGCCACATATTTTATATGAAGACCAGGACATCATCGTATGTCTGAAACCTGCCGGTATCCCGACTCAGACAAGCCGCCCCGGGCTTCCGGATATGGTCAGCATTTTAAAAAATCATATCTATCAGAACAGCGCACACAAAAAACAACCTTACCTTGCAGTAATCCATCGGCTGGATCAGCCGGTAGAAGGGCTGCTTGTATTTGCCAAAACACCTGCCGCTGCCAAAGAGCTGAACCGTCAGCTCCAGAGTTTTGGCTTCGGCAAATATTATCAGGCGGTTCTTCTCGGATGCCCACAGACTGCTGACGGAATTTTAGAAGATTATCTTGTCAAAGACGGGCGCACGAACACTTCCAGAATCTGTACAGAAGAGACGCCGGGCGCCAAAGTTGCACGCCTTTCCTACCATATTGCAAAAACAACAGCGGAATTTTCACTGGCAGAGATTCATCTGGATACCGGACGTCATCACCAGATCCGGGTACAAATGGCTCACCTTGGCTGTCCCATCGCAGGAGACCGAAAATATGATCCGAACCAGACTTCTTTTTCCCAACTGCAGCTCTTTGCCTGCCGTCTGGAATTCGCACATCCAAAAACAAAAAAGCACATGGAATTTACCCATGCGCCTGTTTTGCGTGTTTTTGCCGACGAAACACCAGCAGATCATCCTGTCGGATAA
- a CDS encoding glucose-1-phosphate adenylyltransferase, with protein sequence MIKKEMIAMLLAGGQGSRLGVLTAKVAKPAVAFGGKYRIIDFPLSNCINSGVDTVGVLTQYQPLRLNTHIGIGIPWDLDRNIGGVTILPPYEKSANSEWYTGTANAIYQNLDYMETYNPDYVLILSGDHIYKMDYEVMLDFHKANHADVTIAAMPVPMEEASRFGIVVTDEESKIKEFEEKPEKPSSNLASMGIYIFSWPVLKEALLKLSEQPNCDFGKHIIPYCHENGRRMFAYEYNGYWKDVGTLSSYWEANMELIDIIPEFNLYEEFWKIYTNSANIPPQYISDQSVVDRCIISNGSEIYGEVHNSVLGGGVTIGKGSIVRDSILMRDVVIGDNCVIDKAIIAEGTEIGNNVVIGIGSEVPNKEKPNIYSGGLATIGENSRIPSNVQIGKNTAISGYTVPEDYSDGVLAGGETLIKAGERS encoded by the coding sequence ATGATTAAGAAGGAAATGATTGCCATGCTGCTTGCAGGCGGACAAGGCAGTCGATTGGGAGTTCTCACTGCAAAGGTTGCAAAACCGGCAGTGGCTTTTGGAGGGAAATATCGGATCATTGATTTTCCATTGAGTAACTGTATTAATTCAGGAGTAGACACGGTGGGTGTATTGACGCAGTATCAGCCGCTGCGTTTGAATACCCATATTGGAATCGGGATCCCGTGGGATCTGGACCGTAATATCGGCGGAGTTACAATCCTTCCTCCTTATGAGAAGAGCGCGAACAGCGAGTGGTATACCGGAACGGCTAATGCCATTTATCAGAATCTGGATTACATGGAGACTTACAATCCGGATTATGTGCTGATTCTTTCAGGAGATCATATTTATAAGATGGATTATGAAGTAATGCTGGATTTCCACAAGGCAAATCATGCGGATGTTACGATCGCAGCGATGCCGGTGCCGATGGAAGAGGCAAGCAGATTTGGAATTGTAGTCACAGATGAAGAAAGCAAGATTAAAGAATTTGAAGAGAAGCCGGAGAAGCCAAGCAGTAATCTGGCATCCATGGGAATTTATATATTCAGCTGGCCGGTATTGAAAGAAGCTCTTCTGAAATTATCCGAGCAGCCGAATTGTGATTTTGGAAAACATATCATTCCATATTGTCACGAAAACGGAAGAAGAATGTTTGCTTATGAATACAACGGATATTGGAAGGATGTCGGAACATTGAGTTCTTACTGGGAAGCGAATATGGAGCTGATTGACATCATTCCGGAATTCAATCTGTATGAAGAGTTCTGGAAGATTTATACAAACAGTGCCAATATTCCGCCCCAGTATATCTCGGATCAGTCTGTGGTAGACCGTTGCATCATCAGCAATGGTTCTGAGATTTACGGAGAAGTACATAATTCCGTATTAGGCGGAGGAGTTACGATCGGAAAAGGCAGTATCGTGCGGGATTCTATCCTGATGCGTGATGTTGTGATCGGAGATAATTGCGTGATAGACAAGGCGATTATTGCGGAAGGCACTGAGATTGGCAACAATGTTGTGATCGGAATCGGAAGCGAGGTTCCGAACAAAGAAAAACCGAATATTTACAGTGGCGGACTGGCTACGATTGGAGAAAACTCCAGAATTCCATCCAATGTACAGATTGGCAAAAATACTGCAATCAGTGGTTATACCGTGCCGGAAGATTACAGCGATGGAGTACTTGCAGGCGGCGAGACATTAATAAAGGCAGGTGAACGTTCATGA
- a CDS encoding ATP-binding protein, with protein MGLKNSQYQAIMRKYEQKQLRNHDILTQHYEEVYRQLPEFKSLDDSISILSVQYGKRLLNGDQKAISSLKEELAILRASKQELLRSSGFPADYLEPVYDCPNCKDTGYIGNQKCHCFKKAIIDLLYEQSNLKEILKKENFSNFALDYYSTNFIDPKTGRSSRQVIEDALRICRNFVTSFGTDFQNLFLYGDVGVGKTFLSNCIAKELMDKEYSVLYFSASKFFSSLAKHAFDKQDVDAQNMFELIYNCDCLIIDDLGTEYTNNFIASQFFTCINERLLNSRSTIISTNLSLDTLADLYTERSFSRITSNYIMLKLIGDDIRIKKKLKNREEN; from the coding sequence GTGGGACTAAAAAATTCACAATATCAGGCGATTATGCGTAAGTACGAGCAAAAACAACTCCGAAACCATGATATACTGACACAGCATTATGAAGAGGTCTACCGTCAGCTGCCTGAATTTAAATCACTGGATGATTCCATTTCCATTTTGTCTGTTCAATATGGAAAACGCCTGTTAAACGGCGATCAAAAAGCAATTTCTTCTTTAAAAGAAGAGCTTGCCATTTTACGCGCCAGCAAGCAGGAGCTTTTACGATCCAGTGGTTTTCCGGCTGATTATCTGGAACCGGTCTATGATTGTCCGAATTGTAAAGATACCGGATATATCGGAAACCAAAAATGTCACTGTTTCAAAAAAGCCATCATTGACTTACTTTATGAACAGTCAAACTTAAAAGAAATTCTCAAAAAAGAAAACTTCAGCAACTTTGCTCTGGACTACTATTCCACCAACTTTATTGACCCGAAGACCGGCCGTTCTTCCCGCCAGGTAATTGAAGATGCCCTGCGGATCTGCCGGAATTTCGTCACCTCTTTCGGAACAGATTTCCAGAATCTTTTTCTGTATGGAGATGTTGGTGTGGGCAAGACCTTTTTGTCCAACTGCATTGCAAAGGAACTGATGGATAAAGAGTATTCTGTTCTTTACTTTTCTGCATCCAAGTTCTTTTCCAGTCTTGCAAAACATGCGTTTGACAAGCAAGATGTAGATGCGCAGAATATGTTTGAACTGATCTACAACTGTGACTGTCTGATCATTGATGATCTGGGAACCGAATATACGAACAATTTTATTGCATCCCAGTTCTTCACATGCATCAACGAACGACTGCTTAACAGCCGTTCTACAATTATATCAACAAACTTGTCACTGGACACTCTGGCTGATCTTTATACAGAACGGTCCTTTTCCAGAATCACAAGTAATTATATCATGTTGAAACTGATAGGCGATGACATCCGAATCAAAAAGAAATTAAAAAACAGGGAGGAAAATTAA
- the spoVG gene encoding septation regulator SpoVG gives MQITDVRVRKVTKEGKLKAVVSITIDNEFVVHDIKVIEGEKGLFIAMPSKKALDGEYRDIAHPINSGTREKIQNTILDRYQESLEADTEESGEM, from the coding sequence ATGCAGATTACAGATGTTCGTGTGCGCAAGGTGACAAAAGAGGGAAAATTAAAAGCAGTTGTTTCGATTACGATTGATAATGAATTCGTAGTTCATGATATCAAGGTGATCGAAGGGGAAAAAGGCTTGTTTATCGCAATGCCGAGCAAAAAAGCTCTGGATGGGGAATATCGCGATATCGCACATCCGATCAATTCCGGTACAAGAGAAAAGATTCAGAATACGATATTGGATCGGTATCAGGAATCTCTGGAAGCAGATACGGAAGAATCTGGGGAAATGTAA
- a CDS encoding ribose-phosphate pyrophosphokinase — translation MLRRKERNLENIPVGALGLIPVRGCEGLGDKVNDYLVKWRKESGSEHKGDVAFTGYDRDTFIIDADVPRFGSGEAKGIIKESVRGKDLYLMVDVCNYSLTYSLTGNTNHMSPDDHFQNLKRVIAAVGGKARRINVIMPFLYESRQHKRTSRESLDCALGLQELVRMGVDNIITFDAHDPRVSNAIPLSGFETVPPTYQFVKGLLRNVKDLQIDSDHMMAISPDEGGTNRAIYLANVLGLDMGMFYKRRDYTQIVNGRNPIVAHEFLGSSVEGKDVIIIDDMISSGDSIIEVATELKRRKAKRIFAAATFGLFTNGLDKFDQAYEDGTISGILTTNLIYQTPELLSRPYYINCDMSKYIALIIDTLNHDGSISSILSPDERIQHVLQKYKNGETI, via the coding sequence ATGTTACGTCGAAAAGAAAGAAACTTAGAAAATATTCCAGTAGGAGCGCTCGGACTGATTCCGGTCAGAGGATGCGAAGGTCTTGGAGACAAGGTCAATGATTATCTGGTAAAATGGCGCAAAGAAAGCGGTTCTGAACATAAAGGAGATGTCGCTTTCACCGGTTATGACAGAGATACTTTTATCATTGATGCCGATGTTCCGAGATTCGGTTCCGGAGAGGCAAAAGGAATCATCAAAGAGTCTGTTCGTGGAAAAGATCTCTATCTGATGGTCGACGTATGCAACTACAGCCTCACCTATTCTCTGACAGGAAACACAAACCATATGTCACCGGATGACCATTTCCAGAACTTAAAGCGTGTAATCGCTGCAGTCGGAGGAAAGGCGCGCCGCATCAATGTGATCATGCCATTCCTTTACGAAAGCCGTCAGCACAAAAGAACAAGCCGCGAGTCTTTAGACTGCGCACTCGGACTTCAGGAACTGGTACGCATGGGCGTTGATAACATCATTACTTTTGATGCGCACGATCCTCGTGTATCCAATGCCATCCCGCTGAGCGGATTTGAGACAGTTCCTCCAACTTACCAGTTTGTCAAAGGACTTCTGCGCAATGTAAAAGATCTGCAGATCGACAGTGACCACATGATGGCGATCAGCCCGGATGAAGGTGGTACGAACCGTGCGATCTACCTTGCAAACGTACTTGGACTGGATATGGGTATGTTCTACAAACGCCGTGATTATACACAGATCGTCAACGGACGCAACCCGATCGTTGCCCACGAATTCTTAGGAAGCTCTGTAGAAGGCAAAGACGTGATCATTATCGATGACATGATCTCTTCCGGAGATTCTATCATCGAAGTTGCAACAGAGCTGAAACGCAGAAAAGCAAAACGAATCTTTGCTGCAGCTACATTTGGTCTTTTCACAAACGGTCTGGACAAGTTCGATCAGGCATATGAGGACGGAACAATCTCCGGTATTCTGACAACTAACCTGATCTATCAGACACCGGAATTATTATCAAGACCATACTATATCAACTGTGACATGAGCAAATATATCGCTCTGATCATCGATACACTGAACCACGACGGTTCTATCAGCAGTATCTTAAGCCCGGATGAGAGAATCCAGCATGTACTGCAGAAATATAAAAACGGAGAAACGATTTAA
- a CDS encoding DnaD domain protein, whose amino-acid sequence MKTFTLKNKFQTNATLVANDFIDHYMVQANGEFVKVYLFLLRHLDNAGSSLTVSAVADCLNNTENDILRAFKYWESKGLLQMECDAEGHVCELELIQIPQTQAQIPITAAKKPSAPVVSVKPATPKAVAASVSRPAAHADAAKAQKQLKSLLFIAEQYLGKTLTKTDMDAITYFYDHLGMSADLIEYLIESCVENGHKSIHYIQKVALSWADSGITTKEQAKQQSRSYNKNCYTVLNAFGIKNRGPAASEVSYIQKWTDTYGFTLDIIEEACSRTISATHQPSFEYADTILTRWHNSHVHHLKDISVLDDAYQKQKAVSAASAPKAKPVSRNLNNFERRSYDMDSLEEQLLNSN is encoded by the coding sequence ATGAAGACATTTACGTTAAAAAATAAATTCCAGACAAATGCCACACTGGTTGCGAACGACTTTATCGATCACTATATGGTGCAGGCAAACGGCGAATTTGTAAAAGTATATCTGTTCCTTTTAAGACATTTGGATAATGCCGGCTCTTCTCTGACAGTTTCTGCAGTTGCAGACTGTCTGAACAACACAGAAAATGATATCCTGCGCGCATTCAAATACTGGGAATCCAAAGGACTTCTTCAGATGGAATGTGATGCAGAGGGACATGTCTGTGAACTGGAACTGATCCAGATTCCCCAGACCCAAGCACAGATACCGATCACTGCGGCCAAAAAGCCTTCCGCACCGGTCGTCTCTGTCAAGCCTGCTACTCCCAAAGCTGTGGCAGCTTCTGTTTCCCGCCCGGCGGCGCACGCAGATGCCGCAAAGGCGCAAAAGCAGCTAAAATCGCTCCTGTTCATTGCGGAACAGTATCTTGGTAAGACTCTGACAAAGACAGATATGGATGCGATCACTTATTTTTATGATCATCTCGGCATGTCGGCTGACCTGATCGAATATCTGATCGAATCCTGCGTGGAAAACGGCCACAAAAGTATTCATTATATTCAGAAGGTCGCTTTATCCTGGGCAGACAGCGGGATCACTACCAAAGAGCAGGCAAAACAGCAATCCCGCAGTTATAACAAAAACTGCTACACTGTTCTGAATGCTTTCGGAATCAAAAATCGGGGACCTGCCGCATCTGAGGTTTCGTATATCCAGAAATGGACCGATACCTATGGATTTACTCTGGACATCATCGAAGAAGCCTGCAGCAGAACAATTTCTGCAACTCATCAGCCAAGCTTTGAATATGCAGACACGATCCTGACCAGATGGCACAACAGCCATGTACATCATTTGAAAGATATTTCGGTGTTGGATGATGCATATCAGAAACAAAAAGCCGTTTCGGCTGCCTCAGCTCCAAAGGCAAAACCTGTCTCCAGAAATCTGAACAATTTCGAACGCCGTTCATATGACATGGATTCTCTGGAGGAGCAACTATTAAACAGCAATTAG